From the Solibacillus sp. FSL R5-0449 genome, one window contains:
- a CDS encoding DUF5694 domain-containing protein, producing the protein MEILLVGTCHLSDTSDLNTLSVKDKRKYNDRDFEKLAIDLAKFQADQVFVEYPFHLQEYLNSVYRSAEVEEVNEDFKENEIYQIGFRLAKKLGHDAIYAVDWNEQPEESIDLGLVAEGQSKTEFEEIMNRVQFVLEKLSTIIQQGDIIELYKYINTQQYNVNDHQVYVDLMQLDDKIAFEWVTKYWYYRNLKIVRNIKKSTLPETKRAVILYGSAHNYLLKQLLEEDESIKVIPYGHWSE; encoded by the coding sequence ATGGAAATTCTATTAGTCGGAACATGTCACCTTAGCGATACTTCAGACTTGAACACTTTATCGGTAAAGGATAAAAGGAAATATAATGATCGCGATTTTGAAAAGTTGGCCATTGATCTTGCGAAGTTCCAAGCGGATCAAGTGTTTGTCGAATATCCATTTCATTTACAAGAATATCTGAATTCAGTTTACCGCTCGGCAGAAGTAGAAGAAGTAAATGAAGATTTCAAAGAAAATGAGATTTATCAAATTGGATTCCGGTTAGCGAAAAAGCTTGGACATGATGCCATTTATGCTGTGGATTGGAACGAGCAGCCGGAAGAATCGATCGATCTGGGTCTCGTAGCAGAAGGGCAATCGAAAACAGAGTTCGAGGAAATAATGAACCGTGTACAATTTGTGCTCGAAAAGCTCTCTACTATCATTCAGCAAGGGGATATCATCGAACTGTACAAATATATTAATACACAACAATACAATGTAAATGATCATCAAGTCTATGTGGATTTAATGCAGCTCGACGATAAAATTGCATTTGAGTGGGTGACGAAATACTGGTATTACCGGAATTTAAAAATCGTCCGTAATATAAAAAAATCCACTCTTCCTGAAACAAAACGAGCTGTTATTTTATATGGAAGCGCACATAACTATCTACTTAAACAACTGCTGGAAGAGGACGAATCCATAAAAGTCATTCCGTACGGGCATTGGTCGGAATAA
- a CDS encoding VOC family protein, translating into MKIHKIDHVGIIVNNLAEVKEFFNDFGLEVLGEGEVDGKWAERITGLAEVKATIVLLGMSDGQANLELVKFHTDLELSNIQQSPKTHIAFAVEDIETVVAKLKKKGAEIISEIQNYNNVYKLCFVQGPEGIILELAEKMR; encoded by the coding sequence ATGAAAATTCACAAAATCGATCATGTAGGGATCATAGTAAATAACCTTGCAGAAGTTAAAGAGTTTTTCAACGACTTTGGGCTGGAAGTGCTTGGTGAAGGGGAAGTGGATGGGAAATGGGCAGAGCGTATCACCGGGCTTGCTGAAGTGAAAGCAACGATTGTCCTATTGGGAATGTCGGATGGCCAAGCCAATTTAGAGTTGGTCAAGTTTCATACAGACTTAGAGCTGTCGAATATTCAGCAATCACCAAAAACCCATATCGCTTTTGCCGTTGAAGATATTGAAACGGTCGTTGCTAAGTTGAAAAAGAAAGGCGCGGAAATAATTAGTGAAATCCAAAATTACAATAATGTTTATAAACTATGCTTTGTTCAAGGACCTGAAGGCATAATTTTAGAGTTAGCGGAGAAAATGCGATAA
- the pdxT gene encoding pyridoxal 5'-phosphate synthase glutaminase subunit PdxT encodes MAKIGVLALQGAVKEHIQQIELLGHEAVAVKTCGDLLGIDGLILPGGESTTMGKMLERNDLLDPIKSLAQQGVPMFGTCAGLILLARKIKDSNTPHLGLMDVEVERNSFGRQVDSFEAPLSIPSIGNEITAVFIRAPHIVSVGKHVEILATYEKRIVLARDGQFLGCSFHPELTDDVRILEYFIGMVTDFIKVPR; translated from the coding sequence ATGGCGAAAATTGGAGTACTTGCATTACAAGGTGCGGTAAAAGAGCATATTCAGCAAATTGAACTTCTTGGTCATGAGGCTGTTGCAGTTAAAACATGCGGTGACTTACTTGGTATTGACGGTCTAATTTTACCCGGTGGAGAAAGTACGACAATGGGTAAAATGTTAGAACGAAATGATTTGTTAGACCCTATTAAGTCACTGGCACAGCAAGGTGTACCAATGTTCGGGACCTGTGCCGGTCTTATACTGCTGGCCAGAAAGATTAAGGATTCCAATACTCCTCACCTCGGTTTAATGGATGTAGAAGTGGAAAGAAATTCTTTCGGACGACAGGTAGATAGCTTTGAAGCACCGCTATCAATTCCATCAATCGGTAATGAAATAACAGCAGTTTTTATTCGTGCACCGCATATTGTCTCAGTCGGTAAACATGTCGAAATACTTGCTACATATGAAAAACGAATCGTACTAGCCAGAGACGGCCAATTTTTAGGCTGCTCTTTCCATCCAGAACTCACTGATGATGTTCGAATCCTCGAATATTTCATCGGTATGGTAACAGATTTCATAAAGGTTCCTAGATAG
- a CDS encoding GNAT family N-acetyltransferase: protein MITLRNVQKTDLEELIVIENEGFTKEEAATREAFVERIQLIADTFIVAEKDGEIVGYINGPVIPQIYITDDLFEEINENPKKGGYQSILGVAVSKKARKQGIARILFDKMEQLVIENERQGITLTCKQELVPFYEKLGFMNHGISDSQHGGVSWYNMVKLQ, encoded by the coding sequence ATGATTACATTAAGAAATGTGCAAAAGACAGATTTAGAAGAGCTGATCGTCATTGAAAATGAAGGCTTTACAAAAGAAGAGGCGGCTACAAGGGAAGCCTTTGTGGAGAGAATCCAGCTGATTGCGGATACGTTTATAGTTGCTGAAAAAGACGGAGAGATTGTTGGTTATATTAATGGTCCAGTAATTCCTCAAATCTACATAACGGATGATCTTTTTGAAGAGATTAATGAAAATCCTAAAAAAGGCGGCTATCAGAGTATTTTAGGTGTAGCTGTCTCTAAAAAAGCAAGAAAACAAGGCATCGCTCGAATACTATTTGATAAAATGGAGCAGCTCGTAATTGAAAATGAACGTCAAGGAATCACGTTAACATGCAAACAGGAATTAGTTCCTTTTTATGAAAAACTCGGATTTATGAATCACGGCATTTCCGATTCACAGCACGGTGGCGTCAGCTGGTATAACATGGTCAAGCTGCAATAG
- a CDS encoding nucleoside deaminase, with protein sequence MINNIDLKHLHRCVELARIALEKGDEPFGSVLVSAEGEVLFEDHNHVAGGDHTQHPEFAIARWAANNMEPEERRRATVYTSGEHCPMCAAAHGWVGLGRIVYASSSEQLAKWLEEFGQAPSRVRNLSIQEVINDAIVDGPVPELAEIVHQLHRQHHEMK encoded by the coding sequence TTGATAAATAATATAGATTTGAAACATTTACATCGTTGTGTGGAATTAGCAAGAATAGCACTTGAAAAAGGTGACGAGCCATTTGGATCAGTACTTGTTTCCGCTGAGGGAGAAGTGTTGTTTGAAGATCATAATCATGTAGCAGGCGGTGACCATACACAGCATCCCGAGTTTGCAATAGCGCGTTGGGCAGCAAATAATATGGAACCTGAAGAAAGACGCAGAGCGACAGTATATACTTCAGGGGAACATTGCCCGATGTGCGCCGCTGCTCACGGTTGGGTTGGTTTAGGGCGAATTGTTTATGCAAGTTCATCTGAACAATTGGCAAAATGGCTAGAAGAATTTGGACAAGCACCTTCACGTGTACGCAATCTGTCCATTCAAGAAGTTATTAATGATGCAATAGTAGATGGTCCTGTTCCTGAACTAGCAGAGATAGTCCACCAGCTTCATCGTCAGCATCACGAAATGAAATGA
- a CDS encoding S-layer homology domain-containing protein, with product MAKSIKAVLSLLIFLLVFNCSSLSTSAKSVNLLPFEDEKSGRNSNAYLSTQEYPSTKMKEDFINEISTYAMKANEQWGIPASAIIGMAALESGYGTTRIAVNANNLFGVKVWGYNPKNAWQLKGQPDEDYEPVPVLKDFGEDRKIYDESKRRDNWYRAFSSYKEAVEYLAGNLLLNDRYRFAKTNYEERMKKGWDYERASKEYLFDIANAGYIHLGGEYYRNKVGAIMDERNLYQFDDRKLKDIGGHWAEQQILFLTEKGWISGYPDGTYKPNQSITRAQAAAIISNFLALTTTNKDISFTDVENSFWAADSIRLVAQNKIINGIGDGRFSPNTYLTRAQMAQIFYNAGFYSQPANKGVNSFKDVDYNFWASLAIETMKQEGIMAGYTASRFGPNNPTTRAHMAAMIYRIHEKGLNK from the coding sequence TTGGCGAAATCAATCAAAGCAGTACTATCACTATTAATTTTTCTACTAGTTTTTAATTGCAGCTCATTAAGCACGAGTGCAAAAAGCGTAAACCTTCTCCCGTTTGAAGACGAAAAGTCTGGAAGAAACAGTAACGCCTATTTATCTACACAAGAATATCCTTCAACTAAAATGAAGGAAGACTTTATTAATGAAATTTCTACATATGCAATGAAAGCAAATGAACAATGGGGAATTCCTGCTAGTGCAATTATTGGAATGGCAGCTCTGGAAAGCGGCTATGGAACAACAAGAATAGCAGTGAATGCGAATAATCTTTTCGGAGTAAAGGTTTGGGGGTATAACCCGAAGAATGCCTGGCAGTTGAAAGGACAACCTGATGAAGATTATGAACCGGTACCTGTGCTGAAGGATTTCGGAGAAGACCGTAAAATTTATGATGAAAGCAAAAGAAGGGATAACTGGTATCGCGCTTTTAGTTCCTATAAAGAAGCGGTTGAATATTTGGCAGGGAACTTACTGTTAAATGATCGCTATCGTTTCGCCAAAACTAACTACGAAGAACGGATGAAAAAGGGATGGGATTATGAGCGGGCTTCCAAAGAATATTTGTTTGACATTGCCAATGCCGGCTATATCCATTTAGGCGGGGAATACTATCGAAATAAAGTAGGGGCCATCATGGATGAACGGAATTTATATCAATTTGATGATAGAAAGTTAAAGGACATAGGTGGACATTGGGCCGAACAACAGATTTTATTCTTAACTGAAAAAGGTTGGATTTCCGGCTATCCTGATGGTACATATAAACCGAATCAATCGATAACAAGAGCTCAGGCTGCCGCTATTATTAGTAACTTTTTAGCGCTGACTACAACAAATAAAGACATCTCTTTCACTGATGTGGAAAATAGTTTTTGGGCAGCAGACTCTATACGTTTAGTGGCACAGAATAAAATAATTAATGGTATTGGTGATGGACGTTTTTCACCGAATACATATTTAACAAGGGCACAAATGGCTCAAATTTTCTATAATGCCGGTTTTTATAGCCAACCTGCTAACAAAGGTGTAAATTCATTTAAAGATGTAGACTATAACTTTTGGGCATCTCTTGCGATAGAAACGATGAAACAAGAAGGCATTATGGCGGGCTATACGGCTAGCCGATTTGGTCCAAACAATCCGACAACAAGAGCACATATGGCAGCCATGATCTATCGGATACATGAAAAGGGTTTGAATAAATAA
- a CDS encoding helix-turn-helix transcriptional regulator — protein sequence MKNNIKVLRAQHSMTQDQLAEKLSVSRQTIISLEKEKYNPSIILAFKLADIFNCKIEDVFIYEGETE from the coding sequence ATTAAAAATAATATTAAGGTTTTACGGGCTCAGCACAGTATGACACAAGACCAGTTGGCAGAAAAACTTTCTGTCTCTAGACAAACGATTATTTCATTAGAAAAAGAAAAGTATAATCCGTCGATTATTCTAGCATTTAAATTGGCAGACATTTTTAATTGTAAAATTGAAGATGTATTTATTTATGAGGGGGAAACTGAATGA
- a CDS encoding GNAT family N-acetyltransferase, whose translation MEIRRLEKPEKVPMELLLLADPSKSIVEDYLAKGECFVAESNEQIIGVYVLLPTRPKTVEIVNVAVAEEHQGKGIGKLLIDDAIRVAKTKGYKTIEIGTGNSSIGQLALYQKCGFRIVSVDHNYFIKHYSEEIYENGIQCIDMIRLSKEL comes from the coding sequence GTGGAGATTAGAAGGTTGGAAAAACCCGAAAAAGTGCCAATGGAATTATTACTACTCGCGGACCCTTCTAAAAGTATCGTGGAAGATTATTTGGCAAAGGGAGAATGTTTTGTAGCTGAAAGTAATGAGCAAATCATTGGTGTCTATGTCCTGTTGCCGACAAGACCAAAAACTGTGGAAATAGTCAATGTAGCAGTAGCTGAAGAACATCAGGGAAAAGGGATCGGGAAATTATTAATCGATGATGCCATTCGTGTAGCCAAAACAAAGGGCTATAAGACGATAGAAATTGGTACGGGAAATTCAAGTATTGGGCAATTGGCGTTATATCAAAAATGCGGTTTTCGGATTGTTTCAGTTGATCATAACTATTTCATTAAGCATTACTCAGAAGAAATTTACGAGAATGGCATCCAGTGTATCGATATGATTCGGTTATCAAAAGAGTTATAG
- a CDS encoding DUF3600 domain-containing protein has product MGNHFKEDIDKIEIPFQLHERSKKGIKEAKSEMGGTVKRFVKKRIAITIMAACLMVPTGAFAYQSLLADDLYGSFDNVKKHIANITMKSYLLFDAKLSQAKGDLGKEQFEQFKEILHVITDAKLEFGDKNGNIDYSKVSEEKLKEVKAAIYEIQPYFDKLNNQPSSKEILTPEEYGQYIQALLTFETVMAQLGVSSPPKVEMVPADAQEEFLKARAVLDYVNEKQMGN; this is encoded by the coding sequence ATGGGGAATCATTTTAAAGAGGATATAGATAAAATTGAAATCCCGTTCCAGCTTCATGAAAGAAGCAAAAAAGGCATAAAGGAAGCCAAATCGGAAATGGGCGGAACGGTGAAACGTTTTGTGAAAAAACGAATTGCAATTACGATCATGGCTGCCTGCTTAATGGTTCCAACTGGAGCATTTGCGTATCAGTCTTTACTTGCAGATGATCTATACGGATCGTTTGATAATGTGAAAAAACATATAGCAAATATTACAATGAAAAGTTATTTACTATTTGATGCAAAATTGTCCCAGGCAAAAGGTGACCTCGGAAAAGAACAATTCGAACAGTTTAAAGAAATACTCCATGTCATTACAGATGCAAAACTTGAATTTGGCGATAAAAACGGAAATATCGATTATTCTAAGGTGTCTGAAGAAAAACTGAAGGAAGTTAAAGCGGCCATTTATGAAATCCAACCGTACTTTGATAAGTTAAATAATCAGCCATCGAGTAAAGAAATTTTAACACCTGAAGAATATGGGCAATATATTCAGGCGTTATTAACCTTTGAAACAGTTATGGCACAATTAGGTGTTTCTTCACCACCAAAAGTAGAGATGGTTCCTGCAGATGCACAAGAAGAATTTTTAAAGGCTCGTGCCGTATTGGATTACGTGAATGAAAAACAAATGGGGAATTAA
- the pdxS gene encoding pyridoxal 5'-phosphate synthase lyase subunit PdxS, which translates to MVQVGTNRVKRGMAEMQKGGVIMDVINAEQAKIAEAAGAVAVMALERVPSDIRKAGGVARMADPRIVEEVMNAVTIPVMAKARIGHIVEARVLESMGVDYIDESEVLTPADEEFHLLKSDYTVPFVCGCRDLGEAARRIGEGASMLRTKGEPGTGNIVEAVRHLRKVNAQVRRVVGMNVDELMTEAKILGAPFELLLEIKRLGRLPVVNFAAGGVATPADAALMMELGADGVFVGSGIFKSENPEKFARAIVEATTHYTDYKLIAEISKELGTPMKGIEIASLSVNERMQERGW; encoded by the coding sequence ATGGTACAAGTTGGAACGAATCGAGTAAAACGAGGAATGGCAGAAATGCAAAAGGGCGGCGTAATTATGGACGTCATTAATGCAGAACAAGCAAAAATTGCGGAAGCAGCAGGTGCAGTAGCAGTAATGGCATTGGAACGTGTGCCTTCAGATATTCGAAAAGCTGGCGGTGTTGCCCGTATGGCGGATCCACGAATTGTTGAGGAAGTAATGAATGCCGTTACGATTCCGGTCATGGCAAAAGCACGAATTGGTCACATTGTAGAAGCACGTGTATTGGAGTCAATGGGTGTGGATTATATCGATGAAAGTGAAGTTTTAACTCCTGCTGATGAAGAATTCCATTTACTTAAGAGTGATTATACAGTGCCGTTTGTTTGTGGTTGCCGTGACTTAGGCGAAGCAGCTCGACGTATTGGTGAAGGAGCTTCGATGCTTCGTACGAAAGGTGAACCAGGTACAGGCAACATTGTGGAAGCAGTACGCCACCTTCGAAAAGTTAACGCCCAAGTTCGTCGCGTTGTCGGAATGAATGTGGACGAATTAATGACCGAGGCAAAAATTTTAGGTGCCCCATTTGAATTATTATTGGAAATTAAGCGTTTAGGACGTTTACCTGTTGTAAATTTTGCAGCTGGTGGCGTGGCAACACCTGCAGATGCCGCGTTAATGATGGAACTTGGTGCAGATGGTGTATTTGTTGGTTCCGGTATATTTAAATCAGAGAACCCAGAAAAATTTGCACGTGCCATCGTGGAAGCAACTACACATTATACGGACTACAAACTGATTGCAGAAATCTCGAAGGAACTTGGCACACCGATGAAAGGAATTGAAATAGCCTCATTGAGTGTTAATGAACGGATGCAGGAGCGTGGCTGGTAA
- a CDS encoding DUF2179 domain-containing protein — protein sequence MQEIILILVIQLVYVPLMTLRTIFLVKDMRLLASIFGFLEVLINVFALSIIFSGDQNFIAMVVYALGFSIGIPVGTMIENKLAIGYVSVTINTQQKNQELIDTLRNSGFAITTSVSEGRDSERYKYEILAKRNREKELFSLVESIEPKAFIISYEPKSFKGGFLVDRMRKFKLRR from the coding sequence ATGCAGGAAATAATCCTAATCCTAGTCATACAGCTCGTATACGTGCCGTTAATGACCCTACGAACAATTTTCTTAGTCAAAGATATGAGACTTCTAGCCTCAATTTTCGGGTTTTTAGAAGTTCTTATTAACGTATTCGCACTTTCTATCATTTTTAGTGGTGATCAGAACTTTATAGCGATGGTTGTGTATGCACTCGGATTTAGTATCGGGATACCGGTCGGAACAATGATTGAAAATAAACTGGCTATTGGTTATGTCTCTGTTACAATCAATACGCAGCAGAAAAACCAGGAACTGATCGACACGTTAAGAAACAGCGGCTTTGCCATCACGACATCTGTCAGTGAAGGTCGTGACAGTGAACGTTATAAATATGAGATTCTGGCGAAACGAAACCGAGAAAAAGAATTATTCTCGCTTGTTGAGTCAATTGAACCTAAAGCCTTTATCATTTCATATGAGCCAAAATCATTCAAAGGCGGCTTCTTAGTCGACCGCATGCGTAAATTTAAACTACGACGTTAA
- a CDS encoding fructose-bisphosphate aldolase → MKKTIFLFVVFSVLFILTACSFRAEPTTSIEAIISPLTEDEFERVGTHELENPHIDDFRKFILNVEVNNVAGQKVHFAFSDSWKEALDSLDATDRYWFGGGGEQNNESENFAKHTQEFSFYSKGLNEGLIREALNTIIFEVRIDNGGEIVTEEYKVGDLVEFE, encoded by the coding sequence ATGAAAAAAACCATATTTTTATTCGTTGTGTTTTCCGTCCTGTTCATATTGACTGCATGCAGTTTTCGAGCAGAGCCTACTACTTCAATTGAAGCCATAATTTCACCATTGACCGAGGATGAATTTGAGCGAGTTGGAACACATGAATTAGAAAATCCACATATTGATGATTTCAGAAAATTTATATTAAACGTAGAAGTGAATAATGTAGCTGGCCAGAAAGTTCATTTTGCATTTAGCGATAGCTGGAAAGAAGCGCTTGATTCATTGGATGCTACAGACCGATATTGGTTTGGCGGCGGTGGTGAACAAAATAATGAGAGTGAGAATTTCGCAAAGCATACTCAGGAATTTTCCTTTTATTCTAAAGGATTAAATGAAGGATTAATCAGAGAGGCATTGAATACGATTATTTTTGAAGTAAGGATTGACAACGGTGGGGAAATCGTGACAGAAGAATATAAAGTTGGAGATTTAGTGGAGTTTGAATAA
- the thpR gene encoding RNA 2',3'-cyclic phosphodiesterase, protein MERVAHYFWAVRIPDEVKQTMYEELNRIKPVFQFKRWVDLNDYHITLAFLGAVNQKQLTSVIESVGESIKNQKAFMLDIKGLGVFGAEKSPRIFWGAVSEADALYKIQEIVHQTCLAEGFKLETRPYHPHITFARKWGVNEDFLVDNLSTRNPFKEKPLSFKVNEIVLYKSNIENTPKYEPIASIYLEE, encoded by the coding sequence ATGGAGAGAGTGGCACACTATTTTTGGGCGGTTCGGATTCCGGATGAAGTCAAACAAACCATGTATGAGGAACTGAATAGAATTAAACCTGTATTCCAGTTTAAGCGATGGGTTGATTTAAATGATTATCATATAACACTTGCATTCCTTGGAGCTGTAAATCAAAAGCAACTTACATCAGTTATTGAATCAGTAGGGGAATCTATAAAGAATCAAAAAGCTTTTATGCTCGACATCAAAGGTTTGGGTGTTTTTGGAGCTGAAAAATCACCTCGTATATTTTGGGGAGCAGTAAGTGAAGCAGATGCTTTATATAAAATACAGGAAATTGTCCATCAAACTTGTCTTGCTGAAGGCTTTAAGTTAGAAACACGTCCATATCATCCACATATTACATTCGCCCGAAAATGGGGAGTTAATGAAGATTTTCTAGTAGACAACTTAAGCACGCGAAATCCTTTTAAAGAAAAGCCTTTATCTTTTAAAGTAAATGAAATCGTCTTATATAAATCAAATATAGAAAATACACCGAAATATGAACCGATTGCGTCGATTTATTTAGAAGAATGA
- a CDS encoding cysteine peptidase family C39 domain-containing protein has protein sequence MIIINSVVFWLIISLAINTYLMTMPMPVIRKKDFPATYMIQHENRIDFQKGTECAAFSTAYLLRHFGKDAEGEVLYQHFPNKTKTGNVYPKGIRAVLKNKGFKTHYYKGNINSLKYEVSKGTPVIVFIKVKKDLKNLHFVPVVGYDKEFIYLSESLGHLVNDEGELKNYNRKVPIEEFKKLWDVKRIHMLPYSNTYIAVEGK, from the coding sequence ATGATTATAATTAATTCAGTTGTTTTTTGGCTTATTATCTCACTAGCCATTAATACGTATTTAATGACTATGCCCATGCCGGTTATAAGAAAAAAGGATTTTCCGGCTACTTACATGATTCAGCACGAGAATCGAATCGACTTCCAAAAAGGGACGGAATGCGCGGCATTTTCAACGGCGTACCTATTGCGTCACTTTGGCAAGGATGCTGAAGGGGAAGTATTATATCAGCATTTCCCTAACAAAACAAAAACAGGCAATGTATACCCGAAAGGAATACGGGCGGTATTAAAAAATAAGGGATTTAAGACCCATTATTATAAAGGGAATATAAATTCATTGAAATACGAAGTCAGCAAAGGGACACCGGTCATTGTTTTTATTAAAGTGAAGAAGGATCTCAAAAATCTGCATTTCGTCCCGGTAGTCGGATATGACAAAGAGTTTATTTACCTTTCAGAGTCACTCGGTCATTTAGTAAATGATGAAGGCGAACTGAAAAACTATAATCGAAAAGTTCCGATTGAAGAATTTAAAAAACTTTGGGATGTAAAAAGAATCCATATGCTTCCTTACAGCAATACATATATAGCAGTAGAGGGAAAATAA
- a CDS encoding pirin-like C-terminal cupin domain-containing protein codes for MATNTAFQREIKSFWYPEYNKNGYPHLQQGFILHPNRNAEFDPFILMAEDWYKRGVFSDHPHRGFQTVTYVVDGRLEHIDNAGGYSILNAGDVQYMNAGWAARHAEEAFDDDLIHTLQLWLNLPKSLKHTETSYQNIYVEDAPVVNIDGGFVRVYSGDIAGVTGPMQSLVPITMTEITLREGAEYTHVLPENHNSFLFMLAGEMEFGESMTKISKTGAATISYNEAGSEDNSSELKIKATTRSKVLIYSGVPIREEIALGGPFVMNTKEEIREAFRDLQLGKFGPPAVRK; via the coding sequence TTGGCAACTAATACAGCTTTTCAAAGAGAAATTAAAAGTTTTTGGTATCCAGAGTACAACAAAAATGGATATCCACATCTCCAGCAAGGATTCATTCTACACCCCAACCGTAACGCCGAATTCGATCCATTTATTTTAATGGCAGAAGATTGGTATAAACGTGGCGTATTCTCTGATCACCCGCACCGTGGATTTCAAACGGTAACCTATGTTGTCGATGGCAGACTTGAGCATATTGATAATGCCGGCGGATACAGCATTTTAAATGCCGGGGATGTTCAATATATGAATGCTGGCTGGGCAGCTCGACATGCGGAAGAAGCATTTGATGATGACTTGATTCATACATTACAGCTCTGGCTGAACCTGCCGAAAAGTTTAAAACATACAGAAACGTCTTATCAAAATATTTATGTTGAAGATGCTCCTGTAGTTAATATCGATGGGGGATTCGTTCGAGTTTATTCAGGGGATATTGCCGGGGTAACAGGACCTATGCAAAGTTTAGTACCGATTACGATGACCGAAATTACGCTTCGTGAAGGTGCTGAGTACACGCATGTCTTACCTGAAAATCATAATTCATTCTTGTTTATGTTGGCAGGTGAAATGGAGTTTGGGGAAAGTATGACCAAAATCTCCAAAACAGGAGCGGCTACAATCTCTTATAACGAAGCTGGTTCTGAAGACAATTCAAGCGAACTAAAGATTAAAGCAACTACACGTTCTAAAGTTTTAATTTATTCAGGTGTACCGATTAGAGAAGAAATCGCTCTAGGCGGACCGTTCGTGATGAATACTAAAGAAGAAATCAGAGAAGCATTCCGTGATTTACAGCTAGGGAAATTTGGACCGCCAGCTGTAAGAAAATAA